The sequence CAGATACGACGGATTTTTCTGCTGGTTCTCCGGAACGATCAGCAGATTGCGTGCCTCGGGGCAGATTTTCTCGATGGCAGCCATGGCGGCCTGCACCGCCAGGGGCAGCATCTCATCGGTCAGATTGTTCCAGCCGCCGGGAAAAAGATTGGTGTCCACCGGGGCCAGCTTGAAGCCCGCATTGCGGATGTCCACCGAGCTGTAAAACGGCGGTGTGTGCTCCATCCACTCAAGGCGGAACCAGCGCTCAATGGCAGGCATGGAGTCGATGATGCGCTGCTCAAGCTCGTTGATCGGGCCAGTCAAAGCGGTGATGAGATGTGGAACCATGAAGCCCTCAAGAGACGGTGGTGAGCTGGATTTTAGGGATTTGCGAAACGAATAGGTGGAAACCCTTAACTATCGTCACAAAAGAGTAGGCACTCACCGCCTCCAAAAAGAAGGGGTCAGCAGCGCCAGAAAGCTCAGAATCTCCAGTCGACCCAACAGCATACCCAGAGTACAGACCCAAATCTGAAAATCGTCGAGCACAGCGTAGGTGGACGAAGGTCCAATGCTACCCAGTCCTGGTCCGGTGCAGTGCACACTTGCAACGATGGCAGAGAAGGCGGTGATAGGGTCCAGATCGGTCAGCATCAACACCATGCTCAGCACGATGATGGTGGCCCCATAGACCAGCATGAAAGCCAGCACCGAGAAAATCATGCGGTTGTCCACCACGCTGCGCCCCAGCAGCATGGGCTGCACGGCGCGGGGATGGACCAGGCGGGTGATCTCCATGCGGGCCTGCTTCACCAGAATCAGCATGCGCACCATCTTGATGCCACCACCCGTAGAACCCGCGCTGGTCGCCACACCGGACAGAAACAGCATGAACACCGGAGCAAACGTGGGCCAGGTCAGATAGTCCACCGTGGCAAAGCCGGTGGTGGTGGCCACGGACACCACGTTGAACACCCCATAGCGCAGCGCATCCAGCGGGCCATACACCCCTTTGACCCACAGCAGCAAGGCCACAAACAGGCCGCTGCCCAACAGCACAGCAATGGTGGCCCGCATCTCGGGGTCCTGCCAGAAGCCGCGCCAGTTGCCTTTGCGCATGGCCACGAAGTACAGCGCGAAATTACAGCTGGCCAGCAGCATGAACACCAGGGCAATGCCCTCGATCAGCGGCGACTTGTAAAAACCCAGGCTGGCATCGTGGGACGACAGCCCACCCAGGCTGACGGTGGTGAACATATGCATGACCGCATCCAGCGGCGCCATGCCACCCAGCCAGAAGGCCAGGGCACAGCTGGCAGAAAACAGGCCATACACCCCCCACAGCCCCTTGGCCGTGCCGGTGATGCGGGGCGTGAGTTTGGTGTCCTTGACCGGCCCTGCCGCCTCGGCGCGGAACATCTGGCTGCCCCCCACACCCAGCAGCGGCAGGATGGCCACGGCCAGAATCAAAATCCCCATGCCGCCCAGCCACTGCAGAAAAGTGCGCCAGATGTTGATGGACACCGGCAGCGCATCCAGCTCCGACAGCACGGTGGCGCCCGAGGTGGTCAGGCCCGAGACCGCCTCGAAATACGCATGCGTGAAAGACAGGGACCGCCCGATCTCGGCATAGGCCAACAGCAGCGGCACGCTGGCGCACAGCGGCAGACACACCCAGACCAGGGTCACCAGGATCACGCCGTGGCGCGGCTGCATTTCCTTGCGGTAACGGTTCATGCTGGACCACAGCAATGCACCGGCCAGCACCGTGCCCACCAGCGACCACAGCCAGACCCGCCAGATGCCTTCCTGGGTGAACCAGGACACGCCCAAGGGCAGGCCCATGGATAGGCCAAACATCACCATCAGCGCCCCCAGCAGACGCAGGACGGGAAGCAGGTCACGCATGGAAGTCTCCGGGGATCAGAAGAAGGTGGCGCTGACGCGGAACAGCTTTTCCACATCCTGCACCAGGCGCTTGTTGGGCAGGAAGAACACCACATGGTCGTTGCTCTCGATCACGGTATGGCTGCGCGGGATGATGACTTCGGGCTCTGCGGCAGGCGACTCGGCAGGCTCGCCGTTTTCACCGGGCACCGGCAGACCGCGCACGATCAGGCCAATGTTCACCTCCGGCGGCAAGCGCAGCTCGTCCACCCTGCGCCCCACCACGCGCGAGCTTTTGCGATCGCCGCGCGCCACAATCTCCAGCGCCTCGGCCACACCACGGCGCAGGCTGTGCACGGCCTGCACATCGCCGCGGCGCACATGGGCCAGCAGCTCGCCCAGCATGGCCTGCGCGGGCGACAGGGCGATATCGATCTGCGTGCCATGCATCAAATCGGCATAGCTGCGGCGGTTGATCAGCGCCAGCACCCGCGCCGCGCCCATGCGCTTGGCCTGCAGGCAGGCCATGATGTTGTTCTCGTCGTCATTGGTCAAGGCCAGGAACAGGTCCACATCCTCGATGCCTTCGTCATCGAGCAGGTTCTCGTCCGTGGCATCACCCTGCAGCACCAGCACATCCTCGGGCAAGGCCGAGGCCAGCTCCATGCAGCGCTTGGCGTCCACCTCCACAATCTTGATGTGAAAGCGCCCCGGCTGCTCGGCCAGCAACTCCGCCAGGCGCATGGCCACACGGCCGCCACCGGCAATCAGCACCCTGCGCACCGGCCGCGCAGGCTGGCCCTCGGGCCGGTGCAGGGCCGCCAGAATGCCCGGCAGGGTTTCCCGCGCCGACAGCACAAAGACTTCATCCCCCGGCTCGATCCGGGTGCCGCCATCGCAGCGCACGAAACGGTCGGGCTCATCGGCAAAGCGGCGGTAAATGGCCACGATGCGCAGCCCCATCTCCGGGTTGTGGGTGCGCAGCTCACCAATGCGCAGGCCCACGGCCGGCGCCCCCGGGCGGGCGCGCACCGAGGCCAGACAGGCCCGGCCGCCGGCAAATGCGCGCACCTGCAATGCCTCCGGGTATTCGGTGAGTTTGCCTATGTAGCGGGTCAGCGAGGCCTCGGGGCAGATGATGGCGTCCACCCCCAGCCCATCCTTGCCCAGCACAGCCTCATCGTCGGTCAGGCCGGAAGAGCGCACGCGCGCAATCCGCGTGGGGATGTTGAACAGCAACTGCCCCAGCTTGCAGCACACCAGATTGGTTTCATCCAGGGCCGCACAGGCAATCAGCAAATCGGTATCGGCCGCGCCGGCCTCGGCCAGCACCTGGGGGTCAATGCCGCTGCCCACCACACCGCGCAGGTCAAAGCGGCTCTCCAGCTCGCGCAGGCGCTGCGCGTCCTGGTCGATCACGGTGATGTCGTTGCGTTCGGACACCAGGCTTTCAGCCACGCTGAAACCCACGCGCCCCGCGCCCAAGATAATGATTTTCATGCGCTACCTGCTGCTTGTGACATGGAGGTGCGGGCGTGCGGCGCACACCCACTGCGGGCTTCAGCCGCGCACCTGCCCTTCGCCCAGCACAATGTATTTGAGTGACGTCAGGCCTTCAATGCCCACGGGCCCACGGGCGTGGAACTTGTCGGTGCTGATCCCGATTTCCGCGCCCAGCCCGTATTCAAAGCCATCGGCAAAGCGCGTGCTGGCGTTGACCATGCAGCTTGCCGAGTCCACCTCACGCAGAAACTGCTGGGCGTGCATATGGTCGCGGGTCAGGATGGCCTCGGTGTGGTGGCTGGAATAGCGGTTGATGTGGGCAATGGCCTCATCCACCCCGGCCACCACCTTCACGCTGATGATGGGCGCCAGGTATTCCTCGCTCCAGTCCTGCTCGGTGGCCTCTGCCAGCTTGGCGCCCGCCACCTGCTGCAAGATGGCGAGAGCCTCAGCATCACCGCGCATTTCCACGCCCTTGGCCGCGTAAATGGCGCCAATCTGGGGCAGAAATTCTGCAGCCACGCCGCGCGCCACCAGCAGGCTTTCGCTGGCATTGCAAGGGCTGTATTTGTGAGTTTTGGCGTTGTCGGCCACCTTCACCGCCATGGCGATGTCGCAGGGATCGTCCACATAGGTGTGGCAGTTGCCATCCAGATGCTTGATCACCGGCACCTTGGCATCGCGGCTGATGCGCTCGATCAAGCCCTTGCCGCCGCGCGGAATGATGACATCCACATAGGCCGGCATGGCAATGAGATGGCCTACGGCCTCGCGGTCGGTGGTGGGCACCAGCTGCACGGCGTTTTCGGGCAGGCCGGCCTCAAGCAGGGCCTGGGCCACCAGTGCGGCCAGGGCCTTGTTGGATTCGATGGCCTCGGAGCCGCCGCGCAAGATGCAGGCATTGCCGCTCTTGATCGACAGGCTGGCCGCCTCGATGGTCACATTCGGGCGGCTTTCGTAAATCATGCCGAACACGCCGATGGGCACACGCATCTGGCCCACACGAATGCCGCTGGGCATTTGCTTCATGCCCGAGATTTCGCCAATCACGTCCGGCATGGCGGCCAGCTGCTCGCAGCCCTGGGCGCAGGTTTCCAGCACCTTGGGGCTCAGGCGCAGACGGTCCACCATCGGGGCGGACAGGCCATTGGCCTCGGCACGTTCCAAATCCTTGGCGTTGTCGACCTGCAGCGGTTGCTCGCGCTCGCGCAGCAAACGGGCCAGGGCCCGCAATGCCTTGTTTTTGGTAGCAGCATCTGCACTGGCCATCAGCGCGGATGCCTGTTTGGCCTGCGCACCCAACTGGTGCATGATTTCAGCAATATTCAGCGCGTTCATGGCGCCATTCTCCTCGAAATGGAAGCACCCTCTGAGGCGCTGCGGGGCGGCCCTTGCGTGGTGCCCTGGTATGGGGCGCGCCAGTTTGAGATCGTGAATACGCTCTGAAAGAACTGGGACAGAACCAAGCCTGGCGCTGGCGGCATCCCCCAGCCCACGAGCGCAGCGAGGCGAGAGGGGCGCCGGGCTACGGGGAAGGCGACTCAGGGAAGTGTTCCATCAGCCCTCGGCAACCAAAGGCTGGCGCGCACGCCCGTCTCGGGTGCAACGGCATTGGCCACCGTCAAATCACCGCCGCAGGCCTGGGCCAGGTCACGGCAGATGGCCAGGCCCAGGCCCACGCCCTGGCCGCCGCCACTCACAAATGGCGTGAACAGCGCCTGGGCTACCGCTGGCGCCAGGCCTGGCCCGCGGTCCCAGACCTGCAGCAGCCAGCCCGCACGGCCTTGCTGAGCCTGGGCCTGCAGCCGCATGCCCAGGGCTCCATGCACCGGCGTGTGCTCAATGGCATTGGTGAGCAGGTTTTTCAATACTTCCTCCACCATCCAGGGCGCGCCGCGCCACTGCGCCACCGTTTCGGGCGCCTCCAGGCCAAAGTCCAGCTGCTTGCGCGCCAGCAGCGGCGACAGCTCCACCGCCACGGCCTGCAAGGTGGCATGCAAGTCCACCAAGGCATCGGGCTGTGCGCGGGCTGCCGCATCTGCATGCATGCGGTTCCACATCAGCAGCTGATGCACCATGCGCCCCGTGCGCTGGGTGGTGGCATGGATGCTGCGCAACGCCTCCTGCGCGGGCACATCGCCATGCAGTCCGGCCTCGGCATGCAGCTGCAACACCGCCAGTGGCGTGCGCAGCTGGTGCGAGGCATCGCCCACAAAGCGCTGCTGGCGCTGCTGCGCCTGGTGCATGCGTTCCAGCAGGCCGTTGAAGGCCTGCAACAGCGGCTGCACCTCCTGGGGCGTGCCTTCGGCCTGCAACCGGTCCACGTCTTCGGGGCGACGCTGGGCCACCGTACGCGCCAGCTGGCGCAGCGGCCGCAAAGCCACCGTGGCCACGCCCCACAGCGTGACCAGCAGCAACACCAGCAAACTGCCCTGGCGCAGCAGCGTGTCCCACAAAATGGACTGGCCCATGGCGTAGCGGTAAGCCGAAAACTCACCCACCTGCACCACCACGTAGCGCATGCCTTCGGCCGACTCCACCGGCTGCCACAGCGCCACAAAGCGGGCAGGCGCACCATCCACCTGGCTGTCGTAGAACTGCAGCCGCGCGGCATAGGCCGTATCCACCGGCGGCAAATCGGCATAGGGGCGCAGGCTGGCATCTCCGGCCAGAAACTCACCGTTCAGAAAACCCACGCGGTACAGCAGCGGGCTGCGCCCGGGCTGGGCACGCAGATCCGGGCGCACATCGCCGGCATACAACTCCAGGGCCGCATGCGGCAGGCTCACCTGCAACTCGCCACGCTCCAGGCGAATCATGTCGCCCAGCGAATGCGCCGCCGTCACCAGCAGCCTGTCAAACGCCTTTTGCGCCGTGGCCAGGGCAGCGTGGTAGCTGGCCCAGGCATCGAGCAACACAAAGGCCAGCAGCGGCACCGCCATCCACCACAGCAGACGCTGGCGCAAGCTGAAAGCCTTGGTCGATATGTGTGTCATACCAGCACGACAACCCGTGCAACTGGCACGATCCACCTCAGGGCACCGCGCAAGGGCCGCCCCGCAGCGCCGGTGCCGTCCCCCTCCGGCGCGTAGCGCCAGAGGGAGGGGGAAGACGCGCAGCGGCTCAGGGGGTGCTTCATTGTTCTTCTTGCACCAGGTACCCCACCCCGCGCAGCGTGGTGATCTGCACCCCGGTGTTCACCAGCTTTTTGCGCAGCCGGTGCACCACCACCTCCACGGCATCGGCCTGGGTGGGCTGGCCGGAGGGGAAGACCAGGGCCATCAGCCTTTCCTTGGTCACCGCATGGCCGGGCCGCTCCATCAGCGCCGCCAGCAGGGCGGATTCGCGCGGCGTCAGCTCCATGGCCTGGCCGTCGGCATAGCACACGCCCGTGTCTCGTTCCAGGCGCAGCCGGCCGCAATGCATCTCGCCAGGGGCCACGCCCGCGCGGCGGCACAGGGCGCGCAATCGCGCCTCCAGCTCGTCCAGGTCAAAAGGCTTGGCCAGATAGTCGTCGGCGCCGGCATTCAGCCCGGCCACCCGGTCTCCCACCGCACCGCGCGCCGTGACCACCAGCACCGGAACCCCCTGGCCGCGGCCGCGTATGCGTGACAGCAGTTGCAGGCCGTCGAGCACCGGCAGCCCCAGGTCCAGCATGACCACGTCATAGGTCCCCACACCCAGGCGCTCCAGCGCCAGAACCCCGTCGGCGCAATGCTCGACCTGCATGCCCCGGCGCGTGAGCACCCGCGACAGCGCCAGGCTCAGGTCCCAATCATCTTCAACCAACAGCACTTTCATAAGCGACAGAGAGCAGCCGGCACGGTTACCGGAGGGTTACGGGAAAACACGGTGTTTGGGGCGGAAACGATGATTTTGAAAGGAACTTGAAAGCAGACCGAAAGCCAAGCGAAAGACTGGGCACACATGGGCCACCGGCCCTGCCTATAGTCTGCCCAAACCCGAATACCTCCCCCTCAAAGGATTGAGATGACCCTGCACCGCACTACCCGCGCCGCCTTGGTGGGCGCCGCCCTGCTGGCTTCGACCGCTGTTTTTGCCCAGGATGCCTGCCCCCACCGTGGCGACCTGGACAGCCAGTTCTGCGATGCCAACAAGGACCTGGTGGCCGACACGCCCACTGACGCCAAGAAGCTACGCGACCCCAGCACCCTGGTGTTTGCCTTCACCCCGGTGGAAGACCCCTCGGTCTACGAAAAGCTGTTCCGCCCCTTCATGGGTCATCTGTCGCAATGCGTGGGCAAGAAGGTCGTCTTCTTCCCGGTGCAGTCGAATGCTGCCCAGATCGAAGCCATGCGCTCGGGCCGCTTGCACATTGCGGCCTTCTCGCCCGGCCCGGTGAACTTCGCGGTCAACCTCTCCGGCGCCGTGCCCTTTGCCATCCGTGGCAACGAGCAAGGCCCTGTGGGCATGAATCTGAAGATGATTGTGCGCAAGGAAAGCAGCTACCAGAAGCTGGACGACCTCAAGGGCAAGCGCATTGCCCACACCTCGCCCTCGTCCAACTCCGGCAATCTGGCGCCACGCGCGCTGTTCCCCAAGCTGGGCCTGACGCCCGACACCGACTACAAGGTGGTGTATTCCGGCAAACACGACCAGTCCATCCTGGGCGTGAAGACCGGCGACTACGACGCAGCCCCCGTGGCCAGCGACGTGCTGCAGCACATGACCGACCGCGGCGTGGTGGCCAAGGACGAGTTCCGCGTGCTCTACACCAGCGAGATGTTCCCCACCGACGCCTACGCCTACGCCCACAACCTGGTGCCGGCGCTGCAGGACAAGATCAAGCAGTGCTTCTTTGACTACAAGGTGCCGGCCGAGATGGCCAAGGGCCTGGGCGGCGACCGCTTCCTGCCCATCACCTACAAGAAGGACTGGGAGCTGGTGCGCACCGTGGCCAAGGCCTCGGGCGAATCCTTCACCCGCGATGCCTTTGAAAAGGCTGCCCAAAAGAAGTAAGAGCTGAGCCTCGTCCACGCGGGCCCGCGCATTCTCTGCGCCGGCCCGCGTTGTCGTTGGCGCTCCCATTGTTGAAAGCTTTCGCATGACTGCCACCGCACACACAGGCGCCATCCAGATCCAGCGCCTGATCAAAGAATACCGGCCCGGCCAGCCCGTGCTCAAGGGCATAGACCTGAGCATTCCCGCCACGGGTCTCACCAGCATCATCGGGCCTTCGGGCACCGGCAAATCCACGCTGCTGCGCTGTATCAACCGCCTGATTGACCCCAGCACCGGCGCCATCCTGGTGCAGATCGAAGGCCAGCAGGTCGACATGGCCCAGCTGCAGGGCAGCGCGCTGCGCCGCGCACGCCGCCACATCGGCATGGTGTTCCAGGAATACAACCTGGTGGACCGGCTGACCGTGATGGAGAACGTGCTCACCGGCCGCCTGGGCTATCTCTCGGCCTGGCGTGCATGGCGCCGCAAGTTCGATGCGCGCGACTTCACCGAAGCCCAGCAGCTGCTGGACGAAGTGGGCCTGGGTGACTTCTCCCACCGCCGCGCCGATGCGCTCAGCGGCGGCCAGCGCCAGCGCGTAGGCATTGCCCGGGCGCTGATGCAGCGCCCCGCCGTGCTGCTGGCCGATGAGCCCACCTCCTCGCTGGACCCCAAGACCTCGATCGAAATCATCCAGCTGCTACGCGCCCAGGGCGTGCAGCGCAATATCCCGGTGATGGTCAACATCCACGACGTGGAGCTGGCCCGCAAGTTCTCGGACCGTATCGTCGGCATGACCGGTGGCCATGTGGTCTACGACGGCGCACCCGAAGGCCTGACCGAGGACCACCTCACCACCATCTACGGCGGCAAAGCATGGCTGGAATGACCCCCACCCCATCCGCCACGCCCGCGGGCCGCAAGGCCTTTGGCTGGAGCTGGAGCCAAAAGGCCATGCTCGCCCTGCTGCTGGGCTATGCCATCTGGGCCCTGTCCACCATGGGCGTCTCGGCCGAGCGCCTGGGCTCGGGCGGCGCTGCCGCGGCCCGTTTTCTGGGCCTGATGTTTCCGCCCGAGCTGGGCAAGATGGACGAGCTCTGGCAGGGCATCAAGGAAACCATGCAGATTGCCGTGCTGGCCACGGCCATAGGCATTGTGCTGAGCCTGCCCGTGGGCCTGATGTCGGCGTCCAACATGGCTCCGGCCCCGTTGCGCGCCGTGGGCCGCACGCTGATTGCCGTGTGCCGCGCCCTGCATCCGGTAATCAGCGCCATCTTGTTCGTCAAGGCCGTGGGTTTTGGCCCGCTGGCCGGCATTTTGTCGCTGGTAGTGGCCACCGTGGGCTTTGTCGGCAAACTGTTTGCCGATGCCATCGAGGAAATCTCGCCCAAGCCCATCGAGGCCATACGCGCCACCGGCGCCTCGTTCATGAACGTGGTGCTGTTCGGTGTGCTGCCCCAGGTCATCAGCCGCTTTGTGGGCTTTACCACCTACCAGCTGGACTCCAATCTGCGCAACTCCACCATGGTGGGCATCGTGGGCGCGGGCGGCATTGGCGGCGTGCTGTTCGCCGCCTTCCTGCGCTATGAGTACAACTTCGTCTTCACCATCCTCGCCACCGTGATCGCCATCATCGTGGCCGGAGAGCTGGTGGTGAATGCCGTGCGAAAGGCCCTCCATGTCTGAACTGGCCGCAACCTCTTCCACTCCCGTGCAATGGGAGCGCTTCACCCCGGGCCAGCGCCTGCTGCGCTACGGCCTGTGGCTGTTCTGCATCTGGGCCATTGCGCAGTCGGTGCGCCATATCGAGGTCATCCCCGAGTTTCTGTATGACGCGCCCGAGCAGATGGCCGACATGCTGGGCCGCATGTGGCCTGTGGACTGGGCCTACTACCAGCCCGATGTGCACCAGGGCCTGATGGAGACCCTGCACATGGCCACGCTGGGCACGGTGCTGTCGCTGGGCCTGGCCCTGCCACTGGGCGTGATGGTGGCCCCCAATGTGACCAAGAGCCGTTTGCTCAACATGATTGCCCGTGTGATTCTGGTGTCCAGCCGCTCGGTGAACTCCCTGGTCTGGGCCATGTTGTTCGTGGCCATCTTCGGGCCCGGCCCGCTGGCGGGCATGTTTGCCATCGCGCTGCGTTCGGTGGGCTTTGTGGGCAAGCTCATGGGCGAGGCACTGGAGCAGACACCCCAGGGCAGCATCGAGGCCTTGCAGGCCACCGGCGCCGGCAAGTTCGCCCAGCTCTGGTATGGCTACTGGCCGCAGATCAAGCCGGCCTTCTGGTCGGTGGCCCTGCTGCGCTGGGACATCAATGTGCGTGAGTCCGGCGTGCTGGGTCTGGTGGGCGCCGGCGGCATCGGCGTGGTGCTGAACACCAGCATCGACCTGTTCCAGTGGGACCGCGTGGCCCTGGTTTTGATTACCATCTTTACCGTCGTGGCACTGGCCGAAATCGTGGTGCTACAAATTCGCAAGCGCGTTTTGTGACACCTTGGATTGGGCCGCGCGCCCATTGGAGGCGGCCATACAGCGCTTGATGCTTTGTTGCACGCCCTTGCCGTACAGGCGTACTGTCTACGGGCGCGCGTCGCGCCTCAAGCGCTGTCTGACCGTTGTGGGGTGGGCGTTGGCCTCAGGCGGGATTTTTCAGGCTCGCTCCTGCAGACCACAGAGG comes from Comamonas sp. GB3 AK4-5 and encodes:
- the phnE gene encoding phosphonate ABC transporter, permease protein PhnE; translated protein: MTPTPSATPAGRKAFGWSWSQKAMLALLLGYAIWALSTMGVSAERLGSGGAAAARFLGLMFPPELGKMDELWQGIKETMQIAVLATAIGIVLSLPVGLMSASNMAPAPLRAVGRTLIAVCRALHPVISAILFVKAVGFGPLAGILSLVVATVGFVGKLFADAIEEISPKPIEAIRATGASFMNVVLFGVLPQVISRFVGFTTYQLDSNLRNSTMVGIVGAGGIGGVLFAAFLRYEYNFVFTILATVIAIIVAGELVVNAVRKALHV
- the phnD gene encoding phosphate/phosphite/phosphonate ABC transporter substrate-binding protein produces the protein MTLHRTTRAALVGAALLASTAVFAQDACPHRGDLDSQFCDANKDLVADTPTDAKKLRDPSTLVFAFTPVEDPSVYEKLFRPFMGHLSQCVGKKVVFFPVQSNAAQIEAMRSGRLHIAAFSPGPVNFAVNLSGAVPFAIRGNEQGPVGMNLKMIVRKESSYQKLDDLKGKRIAHTSPSSNSGNLAPRALFPKLGLTPDTDYKVVYSGKHDQSILGVKTGDYDAAPVASDVLQHMTDRGVVAKDEFRVLYTSEMFPTDAYAYAHNLVPALQDKIKQCFFDYKVPAEMAKGLGGDRFLPITYKKDWELVRTVAKASGESFTRDAFEKAAQKK
- a CDS encoding sensor histidine kinase, with amino-acid sequence MTHISTKAFSLRQRLLWWMAVPLLAFVLLDAWASYHAALATAQKAFDRLLVTAAHSLGDMIRLERGELQVSLPHAALELYAGDVRPDLRAQPGRSPLLYRVGFLNGEFLAGDASLRPYADLPPVDTAYAARLQFYDSQVDGAPARFVALWQPVESAEGMRYVVVQVGEFSAYRYAMGQSILWDTLLRQGSLLVLLLVTLWGVATVALRPLRQLARTVAQRRPEDVDRLQAEGTPQEVQPLLQAFNGLLERMHQAQQRQQRFVGDASHQLRTPLAVLQLHAEAGLHGDVPAQEALRSIHATTQRTGRMVHQLLMWNRMHADAAARAQPDALVDLHATLQAVAVELSPLLARKQLDFGLEAPETVAQWRGAPWMVEEVLKNLLTNAIEHTPVHGALGMRLQAQAQQGRAGWLLQVWDRGPGLAPAVAQALFTPFVSGGGQGVGLGLAICRDLAQACGGDLTVANAVAPETGVRASLWLPRADGTLP
- the trkA gene encoding Trk system potassium transporter TrkA, which translates into the protein MKIIILGAGRVGFSVAESLVSERNDITVIDQDAQRLRELESRFDLRGVVGSGIDPQVLAEAGAADTDLLIACAALDETNLVCCKLGQLLFNIPTRIARVRSSGLTDDEAVLGKDGLGVDAIICPEASLTRYIGKLTEYPEALQVRAFAGGRACLASVRARPGAPAVGLRIGELRTHNPEMGLRIVAIYRRFADEPDRFVRCDGGTRIEPGDEVFVLSARETLPGILAALHRPEGQPARPVRRVLIAGGGRVAMRLAELLAEQPGRFHIKIVEVDAKRCMELASALPEDVLVLQGDATDENLLDDEGIEDVDLFLALTNDDENNIMACLQAKRMGAARVLALINRRSYADLMHGTQIDIALSPAQAMLGELLAHVRRGDVQAVHSLRRGVAEALEIVARGDRKSSRVVGRRVDELRLPPEVNIGLIVRGLPVPGENGEPAESPAAEPEVIIPRSHTVIESNDHVVFFLPNKRLVQDVEKLFRVSATFF
- a CDS encoding glutamate-5-semialdehyde dehydrogenase — protein: MNALNIAEIMHQLGAQAKQASALMASADAATKNKALRALARLLREREQPLQVDNAKDLERAEANGLSAPMVDRLRLSPKVLETCAQGCEQLAAMPDVIGEISGMKQMPSGIRVGQMRVPIGVFGMIYESRPNVTIEAASLSIKSGNACILRGGSEAIESNKALAALVAQALLEAGLPENAVQLVPTTDREAVGHLIAMPAYVDVIIPRGGKGLIERISRDAKVPVIKHLDGNCHTYVDDPCDIAMAVKVADNAKTHKYSPCNASESLLVARGVAAEFLPQIGAIYAAKGVEMRGDAEALAILQQVAGAKLAEATEQDWSEEYLAPIISVKVVAGVDEAIAHINRYSSHHTEAILTRDHMHAQQFLREVDSASCMVNASTRFADGFEYGLGAEIGISTDKFHARGPVGIEGLTSLKYIVLGEGQVRG
- a CDS encoding response regulator, with translation MKVLLVEDDWDLSLALSRVLTRRGMQVEHCADGVLALERLGVGTYDVVMLDLGLPVLDGLQLLSRIRGRGQGVPVLVVTARGAVGDRVAGLNAGADDYLAKPFDLDELEARLRALCRRAGVAPGEMHCGRLRLERDTGVCYADGQAMELTPRESALLAALMERPGHAVTKERLMALVFPSGQPTQADAVEVVVHRLRKKLVNTGVQITTLRGVGYLVQEEQ
- the phnE gene encoding phosphonate ABC transporter, permease protein PhnE; translation: MSELAATSSTPVQWERFTPGQRLLRYGLWLFCIWAIAQSVRHIEVIPEFLYDAPEQMADMLGRMWPVDWAYYQPDVHQGLMETLHMATLGTVLSLGLALPLGVMVAPNVTKSRLLNMIARVILVSSRSVNSLVWAMLFVAIFGPGPLAGMFAIALRSVGFVGKLMGEALEQTPQGSIEALQATGAGKFAQLWYGYWPQIKPAFWSVALLRWDINVRESGVLGLVGAGGIGVVLNTSIDLFQWDRVALVLITIFTVVALAEIVVLQIRKRVL
- a CDS encoding TrkH family potassium uptake protein codes for the protein MRDLLPVLRLLGALMVMFGLSMGLPLGVSWFTQEGIWRVWLWSLVGTVLAGALLWSSMNRYRKEMQPRHGVILVTLVWVCLPLCASVPLLLAYAEIGRSLSFTHAYFEAVSGLTTSGATVLSELDALPVSINIWRTFLQWLGGMGILILAVAILPLLGVGGSQMFRAEAAGPVKDTKLTPRITGTAKGLWGVYGLFSASCALAFWLGGMAPLDAVMHMFTTVSLGGLSSHDASLGFYKSPLIEGIALVFMLLASCNFALYFVAMRKGNWRGFWQDPEMRATIAVLLGSGLFVALLLWVKGVYGPLDALRYGVFNVVSVATTTGFATVDYLTWPTFAPVFMLFLSGVATSAGSTGGGIKMVRMLILVKQARMEITRLVHPRAVQPMLLGRSVVDNRMIFSVLAFMLVYGATIIVLSMVLMLTDLDPITAFSAIVASVHCTGPGLGSIGPSSTYAVLDDFQIWVCTLGMLLGRLEILSFLALLTPSFWRR
- the phnC gene encoding phosphonate ABC transporter ATP-binding protein; this translates as MTATAHTGAIQIQRLIKEYRPGQPVLKGIDLSIPATGLTSIIGPSGTGKSTLLRCINRLIDPSTGAILVQIEGQQVDMAQLQGSALRRARRHIGMVFQEYNLVDRLTVMENVLTGRLGYLSAWRAWRRKFDARDFTEAQQLLDEVGLGDFSHRRADALSGGQRQRVGIARALMQRPAVLLADEPTSSLDPKTSIEIIQLLRAQGVQRNIPVMVNIHDVELARKFSDRIVGMTGGHVVYDGAPEGLTEDHLTTIYGGKAWLE